One part of the Streptomyces ferrugineus genome encodes these proteins:
- a CDS encoding ATP-binding protein, producing the protein MLHGSYPQPPLGAGHLSVEYDPRPSAVGEARAEVRRHLEGWGLADHDDVVDVAELLVSELATNALLHSESRFRLTLFAAHGILRCEVRDGGSRVPTVLDASDAENGRGMFLVDTLARRWGCHREGPGKTVWFELGTCECVPPSCRFPVIALS; encoded by the coding sequence ATGCTGCACGGCTCATATCCCCAGCCGCCCCTGGGGGCAGGCCATCTGAGCGTCGAGTACGACCCCCGTCCCTCCGCGGTCGGCGAGGCCCGCGCGGAGGTCCGCCGGCACCTGGAGGGATGGGGGCTCGCGGACCACGACGACGTGGTGGACGTGGCCGAGTTACTGGTGAGCGAGCTGGCCACCAACGCCCTGCTGCACTCGGAAAGCCGCTTCCGGCTCACCCTCTTCGCCGCGCACGGGATCCTGCGCTGCGAGGTCCGGGACGGCGGCAGTCGCGTTCCGACGGTCCTGGACGCGTCCGACGCGGAGAACGGCAGAGGGATGTTCCTGGTGGACACGCTGGCCCGGCGCTGGGGCTGCCATCGGGAAGGGCCGGGCAAGACCGTGTGGTTCGAGCTCGGTACCTGCGAGTGCGTCCCGCCCTCTTGTCGGTTCCCGGTCATTGCGCTTTCTTGA
- a CDS encoding Nramp family divalent metal transporter, producing MADTTGNPTSTEASSGNNPPPGTSRWRYLGPGIVVAATGVGAGDLVATLIAGSNFGYTLLWAAIIGCLVKISLAEAAGRWHLSTGRTLFDGWAGLGRWTTWFFAVYAVVWGFVYGAAAMSSSALPLQALFPNVMDLEWWAIGCGLLGLVFVWFNQYAIFEKVMTVLVGVMFVVTVYLAIRVTPNLGDAFAGLLPVLPDEKDSILNTLGLIGGVGGTITLAAYGYWVNAKGWTNTGWMKVMRLDNRVAYATTGVFVIAMLFVGAELLHSANIALAGGDKGMLQLGDILEAEYGTVTAKFFLIGFFATSYSSLIGVWHGVSLMFADFVARFRGEGEQKGEKVASGARERSWPFRAYLLWLTFPPIVLLFQGEPFRLIIVYGVLGAAFLPFLAGTLIWLLNSSHTPREWRNGPVSNAMLAIAGLLFLVLCVKQIWDQQWSDFF from the coding sequence ATGGCGGACACCACAGGAAACCCCACGTCCACTGAGGCCTCCTCCGGCAACAACCCCCCACCCGGCACATCCCGTTGGCGCTACCTCGGTCCCGGCATCGTCGTCGCCGCTACCGGTGTCGGGGCCGGTGACCTCGTCGCCACCCTCATCGCGGGCAGCAACTTCGGGTACACGCTGCTCTGGGCCGCGATCATCGGGTGCCTGGTGAAGATCTCCCTCGCCGAGGCGGCCGGACGCTGGCATCTGTCCACCGGCCGCACCCTGTTCGACGGCTGGGCCGGCCTCGGCCGCTGGACCACCTGGTTCTTCGCCGTCTACGCGGTGGTCTGGGGCTTCGTCTACGGGGCCGCGGCGATGTCGTCCAGCGCGCTTCCGCTGCAGGCGCTGTTCCCGAACGTGATGGACCTGGAATGGTGGGCCATCGGCTGCGGTCTGCTGGGCCTGGTCTTCGTCTGGTTCAACCAGTACGCGATCTTCGAGAAGGTCATGACGGTCCTGGTCGGCGTCATGTTCGTGGTGACGGTGTATCTCGCGATCCGCGTCACGCCGAACCTCGGCGACGCCTTCGCCGGCCTGCTGCCGGTCCTGCCCGACGAGAAGGACTCCATCCTCAACACCCTCGGACTGATCGGCGGCGTCGGCGGCACCATCACGCTCGCCGCGTACGGCTACTGGGTCAACGCCAAGGGCTGGACGAACACCGGCTGGATGAAGGTCATGCGGCTCGACAACCGGGTCGCCTACGCCACCACCGGTGTCTTCGTCATCGCGATGCTGTTCGTCGGCGCGGAGCTGCTGCACTCGGCGAACATCGCCCTCGCCGGCGGCGACAAGGGCATGCTCCAGCTCGGCGACATCCTGGAGGCCGAGTACGGCACGGTGACGGCCAAGTTCTTCCTGATCGGCTTCTTCGCCACCTCCTACTCCTCCCTGATCGGCGTCTGGCACGGCGTGAGCCTGATGTTCGCGGACTTCGTCGCACGCTTCCGCGGCGAGGGCGAGCAGAAGGGCGAGAAGGTCGCCTCCGGCGCCCGCGAACGGTCCTGGCCGTTCCGCGCCTACCTGCTGTGGCTGACCTTCCCGCCCATCGTGCTGCTCTTCCAGGGCGAGCCCTTCCGCCTGATCATCGTCTACGGCGTCCTGGGCGCGGCCTTCCTGCCGTTCCTCGCCGGCACCCTGATCTGGCTCCTCAACTCCTCGCACACCCCGAGGGAATGGCGCAACGGGCCGGTGAGCAACGCGATGCTCGCCATCGCCGGGCTGCTGTTCCTGGTGCTGTGCGTGAAGCAGATCTGGGACCAGCAGTGGTCGGACTTCTTCTGA
- a CDS encoding SigE family RNA polymerase sigma factor — protein sequence MRQARADDYAQFAVARAGHLYRSACLLTAGDTHLAEDLVQETLGRLYVHWGRVSRVENPAGYAQTVLTRAFLAHQRRRSSTERATDALPDRAAEGGDVSLRLTLLQALARLPAKDRAVVVLRYWEDRSVEETAAVLNASSAAVRTRCTRALGRLRESLGEELGEYAAS from the coding sequence ATGAGACAGGCCCGCGCGGACGACTACGCGCAGTTCGCGGTGGCCAGAGCCGGGCATCTGTACCGGTCGGCCTGTCTGCTGACCGCCGGGGACACGCATCTCGCCGAGGACCTGGTGCAGGAGACGCTGGGCCGGCTGTACGTCCACTGGGGGCGGGTCTCCCGGGTGGAGAACCCCGCCGGGTACGCGCAGACCGTGCTCACCCGGGCCTTCCTCGCCCATCAGCGGCGGCGCAGCAGCACCGAGCGGGCCACGGACGCGCTGCCGGACCGGGCGGCCGAGGGCGGTGACGTGTCGCTGCGGCTGACCCTGCTCCAGGCGCTCGCCCGGCTGCCCGCCAAGGACCGGGCCGTGGTCGTCCTGCGCTACTGGGAGGACCGGTCCGTCGAGGAGACCGCCGCCGTGCTGAACGCCAGCTCCGCGGCCGTACGCACCCGGTGCACCCGCGCGCTCGGGCGGCTGCGCGAGTCGCTCGGCGAGGAACTGGGGGAGTACGCCGCCTCCTGA
- a CDS encoding MEDS domain-containing protein: MTTRPAPPQRHFDHRMAVFRTDEEFLAAALPFLTEALAAPAEPPPVAIAAPGNLDLLRDALGPDAKDVGLVPHTDWYTGSAANAIAQGAGYLAANAGPGGRVHLLMEPVWAGRAGRSPRETAEWIRYEALANLLFAPLATTALCAYDTRVAGPAIVAAARRAHPDTGVYEDPVRLAAELDAVPLPPSPADAERLPGPAPTADAVRTWATVQGLSAADAELFATAVTEAAAALGPLDGALLWGEAPACVCELRVARRVDDPLAGFVPPPSAELEPGQGLWFARQVCAYVDVRAEGDGSSVRLQYG; this comes from the coding sequence ATGACCACCCGACCCGCCCCGCCGCAGCGCCACTTCGACCACCGCATGGCGGTCTTCCGCACCGACGAGGAGTTCCTCGCCGCCGCCCTCCCCTTCCTCACCGAAGCCCTCGCCGCCCCCGCCGAACCCCCGCCCGTGGCCATCGCCGCCCCCGGCAACCTCGACCTCCTGCGCGACGCCCTCGGCCCCGACGCGAAGGACGTCGGCCTCGTCCCGCACACCGACTGGTACACCGGCTCCGCCGCCAACGCCATCGCCCAGGGCGCCGGTTATCTCGCCGCCAACGCCGGGCCCGGCGGCCGTGTCCATCTGCTGATGGAACCCGTCTGGGCGGGGCGCGCGGGCCGCTCGCCGCGTGAGACCGCCGAGTGGATCCGCTACGAGGCCCTCGCCAACCTCCTCTTCGCCCCGCTCGCCACGACCGCCCTGTGCGCCTACGACACCCGCGTCGCCGGGCCCGCCATCGTGGCCGCCGCCCGCCGGGCCCACCCCGACACCGGCGTGTACGAGGACCCGGTCCGGCTCGCCGCCGAACTCGACGCCGTACCGCTGCCGCCGTCGCCCGCCGACGCCGAGCGGCTTCCCGGGCCGGCCCCCACCGCCGACGCCGTGCGCACCTGGGCCACCGTCCAGGGGCTGTCCGCAGCGGACGCGGAGCTGTTCGCCACGGCCGTCACCGAGGCGGCCGCCGCGCTCGGCCCGCTCGACGGTGCCCTGCTGTGGGGCGAGGCCCCGGCCTGCGTCTGCGAACTGCGCGTCGCGCGCCGCGTGGACGACCCGCTGGCGGGCTTCGTACCGCCGCCGAGTGCCGAACTGGAGCCCGGGCAGGGGCTGTGGTTCGCCCGGCAGGTGTGTGCTTACGTCGATGTGCGCGCCGAGGGGGACGGGTCGAGCGTACGGCTCCAGTACGGGTAG
- a CDS encoding ATP-binding protein has product MPEPHSSTDPVHHEDQLDYTPVPRSVSLARHRTTRLVTAWGYPHLAYDAALVVSELMTKALLHGSLRDRLIRLRISTTAAALRVDVSDPRAERLPCPRDATGEDQFGRGLTLVGALAEDWGAGPRIGVGKTVWAEWGLALTLCGSDPVARAKE; this is encoded by the coding sequence ATGCCCGAACCCCACTCCTCGACCGACCCCGTCCACCACGAAGACCAGCTCGACTACACGCCCGTCCCACGCAGCGTCTCCCTTGCCCGTCACCGCACGACCCGACTGGTCACCGCGTGGGGATATCCACACCTCGCCTACGACGCCGCTCTGGTCGTCTCCGAGCTGATGACCAAGGCCCTGCTGCACGGCAGCCTGCGAGATCGGCTCATCCGGCTGCGGATCAGCACCACGGCCGCCGCCCTTCGCGTCGACGTCAGCGACCCCCGCGCCGAGCGCCTGCCATGCCCGCGAGACGCGACGGGCGAGGATCAGTTCGGGCGCGGGCTAACGCTGGTCGGCGCACTTGCGGAGGACTGGGGTGCGGGGCCACGCATCGGGGTGGGCAAGACGGTCTGGGCGGAGTGGGGCCTCGCGCTCACCCTCTGCGGCAGCGATCCGGTCGCGCGCGCGAAGGAGTGA